A section of the Armatimonadota bacterium genome encodes:
- a CDS encoding NADH-quinone oxidoreductase subunit M, with protein MILSALVFLPVLGAVGVMLLPRREGLLRAMSFATSLLTLTLAVWLFWTFPPGERGFRWVERVPWIPALGVHYQLGVDGISLLLVVLTAFLFPVAQLGTWDTVRHRVKEYLSLLLLLEGAVLGTFLALDLVLFYVFWEAVLIPMYFLIGLWGGERRRYAAVKFFLFTMAGSVLMLLGIIVLFLRTGTSDVLRLLETPLSGAEPRWLFWAFTVAFAIKVPLFPLHTWLPDAHVEAPTAGSVILAGLLLKMGAYGLLRYGLGLFPLAAREAAPLLSGLAVVGILYGGAVAFAQQDVKKLVAYSSISHLGFVVLGTFVFTLQGMHGALLQMVNHGLSTGGLFLLVGVLYERAHTREMEAFGGVAKVMPTFAALSLFVVFSSAALPGTNGFVGEFLILLGTFRADVRLAALAAGGVILSAVYLLWMVQRVYFGPVRVERASFVPLTWKEAAALLALVFAILWIGLHPGPLLERSEAAVAALGSRLRAVGEVMR; from the coding sequence ATGATCCTCTCGGCCCTCGTGTTCCTCCCCGTTCTCGGTGCCGTGGGGGTGATGCTCCTGCCGCGGCGGGAGGGACTGCTGCGGGCGATGTCCTTCGCCACCTCCCTTCTCACCCTGACCCTCGCGGTGTGGCTGTTCTGGACCTTCCCGCCGGGGGAGAGGGGATTCCGATGGGTGGAACGGGTCCCGTGGATCCCGGCCCTGGGCGTGCACTACCAGCTGGGAGTGGACGGGATCTCGCTGTTGCTCGTCGTGCTCACCGCCTTCCTCTTCCCCGTGGCCCAACTGGGCACGTGGGACACGGTGCGTCATCGGGTCAAGGAGTACCTGAGCCTCCTGCTGCTCCTGGAGGGCGCAGTACTCGGGACGTTTCTCGCCCTGGACCTCGTGCTCTTCTACGTGTTCTGGGAGGCGGTGCTCATCCCCATGTACTTCCTCATCGGACTTTGGGGCGGCGAGCGGCGGAGATATGCGGCCGTGAAGTTCTTCCTGTTCACCATGGCGGGCAGCGTCCTGATGCTGCTCGGCATCATCGTCCTGTTCCTGCGCACGGGCACGTCTGATGTGTTGCGCCTGTTGGAGACCCCTCTGTCCGGAGCGGAGCCGCGGTGGCTGTTTTGGGCCTTCACCGTGGCCTTTGCCATCAAGGTTCCCCTCTTCCCGCTTCATACCTGGCTTCCGGACGCCCACGTGGAGGCCCCCACCGCGGGCTCCGTGATCCTGGCGGGGCTGTTGCTCAAGATGGGAGCGTACGGGCTGTTGCGCTACGGCCTCGGGCTCTTCCCCCTGGCGGCCCGGGAGGCCGCCCCGCTGCTCTCTGGCCTGGCTGTGGTGGGAATCCTGTACGGGGGAGCCGTGGCCTTCGCGCAACAGGACGTCAAGAAGCTCGTGGCCTACTCCTCCATCAGCCATCTGGGGTTCGTGGTCCTGGGCACCTTCGTCTTCACCCTGCAGGGGATGCACGGCGCTTTGCTGCAGATGGTCAACCACGGACTGTCCACGGGAGGCCTCTTCCTGCTGGTGGGGGTGCTGTACGAGCGAGCCCACACGCGGGAGATGGAGGCCTTTGGGGGAGTCGCGAAGGTGATGCCCACCTTCGCGGCCCTGTCGCTGTTCGTCGTGTTCAGCTCCGCGGCCCTCCCGGGCACCAACGGGTTCGTGGGGGAGTTCCTCATCCTGCTGGGGACCTTCCGGGCGGACGTGCGGCTCGCGGCCCTGGCGGCGGGCGGGGTGATCCTCTCCGCGGTCTACCTCCTGTGGATGGTGCAGCGGGTGTACTTCGGCCCCGTGCGGGTGGAGCGGGCCTCGTTCGTGCCCCTGACGTGGAAGGAAGCCGCTGCCCTCCTGGCCCTGGTCTTCGCCATCCTCTGGATCGGGCTCCATCCCGGACCCCTGCTGGAGCGGAGCGAGGCGGCGGTGGCCGCCTTGGGTTCCCGGCTGCGCGCCGTCGGCGAGGTGATGCGGTGA